The Lonchura striata isolate bLonStr1 chromosome 6, bLonStr1.mat, whole genome shotgun sequence nucleotide sequence CCAGGGCCATGGATGTGCTTGTCCTGGTTAGGACTGGTTTAGGAACTTAAACATGAACTCTGCCTGTTTGTCAGGTTTTGGCGTGTCCTCTGGATGAAAACACCATTTCGGGCATTAATTGtgaaagtactttttttttttgcttttttaagtTGTTTGTTCAGTATAATGCAGGTTACAGGTCAATGGTGACCATCCCATaattgctgcctgcagggagcaAAGGGGGCTGATGACAATTGTTGAGACATTAGTAGGCTGTGTTGTTTTTTGGCATGTGCTGAGTGAGTTCTGCTTGTATTTTCTGTTATATGCTCAAATCTCAGTTTTATAAATGAGCTTTGAAATAATTATCTTTAGTTAGAATAAATTTTGCAGTACCTGCTGGGCAGTTGAAGTAAAATTAATATGGTAATAAAGTAGGTGTTAATTTCCAAAAATTCATGTGTCTATTTTTCTAGAATGCAGTTTGGGCTATTTTTGTAAACTTCAGTTGGATGCAATCTGTTTATGAAAAATAGAATGTGCGTGAGAATGTGCATGGGAGGAAAAACCAAACCTGCTAGGCTgttcaaaaaattatttgtaataatttaaaattaattacttctGTCTTATATAGTGCTTTCTGTCTGGCCTTTTTATAAAGCAGGTATTAAAAACAATTCAGAAATTGTTGCTGTTAAATACTCTCTGTTGAGATGTTTGATCTCTTACTGGCTTAAAACTGGAGAAGGTTTTCTTAGGACCTATGGGTCATTAGACTAGCAGCACAAATCTCCATACTTGTATAAATACTTTGGTGCTTGCAATAAAAAGTTGATATGCAGACTGCATTAAATCATTCTCTCTCTTTTAAAAAGTTTCTTACTGCAGTTCCCACTGGGGAGAAAAGCTACCCTAGAGCTGAAGAGTTCTGtgtcatatttatttattaaattttgcAGGTACTAAAACAATATTCTTCTAAACTCAGATGTTTAAGGTGTATGAGAACCCCAGTTCAAACAGATTTTTGTGCAGTGAGGCATATAGATGGTAGTAATCTACTGGACATCTCGAAATTAGTTTGTCTTCAACAGTTCtgtaaaatattaaatgcaCTACTAAGATTGATTACCTGGGCTATTACAAAATAAATCCTACTGTTGCTGCAACCATTACAACACCTTTTGTTGATGTGTATGGAGAGAGGGAAGAGTCTTTGGAAGAAATTTGAGATTGCTGTGGTAGAATCTTTTTCTTTGGGGCATTGTGAGATAATCTGCCTTCATTTTAAGCATTGGCAGGAATAATTATGAAACAAACATTGCCAGGATCAAATAAGGTTCATCTTAACTGTAAATTAATTTaggaataaaatagaaaaactgTACTGTCTGTGGGTCTTACCTATTATTTAAAACTGTTTCATTTGTGTCACAGTTGTGAGtcttcaattttaaataaaatatttggagaaatCTGGAAATACTGAAGTCTTTTTACCTGATGACTATCCTAGGTAAAACCTTGGGAACTGAGgtgtaaaataaatacaataacCACACCAACTTTTCCACATGGGTGAAGTCAGGCTTTGCAAAATTAGTAGCTTCataggagaaggaagaaagcaCATGTAGACAAGGGAGGGGATGAATAAGGATTTGCCAAGAGAGAGAATGAATGAGGATTGATCTTTTAACTTTCTTACAACAGAAGGGTTATGGGGCATCAAAGATATTAGGTGACAGGTTCAGAGCAAGCAAGAAGAGGAGATAATCACACTGTAAAGTTTGTTATTATTGGGTGTTATGGTTGCTAAACACTCTGCTAAGGGAGGAACGTGGATGAATTTGTAGAAGTAAAGTCCCAAAGAGTTGCAAAATACATAAAGTCACCTCTGCTTAGAACTGAGTTACAAAGTTTTGGAAACTAGAGAGATATTTAATAAATACCCCTATGTGCTTTCCTTGTTCTGTCACCTTAAGGTGATAGTGTTTCTCTACTGTCAGTCAGAATACTGGCCTAAACCTTTAATTTTGCCTGGACATTATCTCTATTAAAGTTACGTGGATgagaataaatttttaaatttttttttgcttagatGTATAAAGTATACAGATCCTTGTAGCAATAAAAGAAGAAGCATTCTGTGCAAAACCATTACGTGATTTGGGCAACaaaaatttctgctgtttttatACCGGATCTTATATCTTAATGTTTTATGGTTTTGTGGCATCTTATTTCTTGATGGCATAACCTGGCTCAACTGCTTTGCTGTAATGCTGACCAGGGCTCGAGATCAAATACTTACCTACACATGTGTCTGTTATGCTAAAAGAACACTTGTCATTTGGGCAGGAGGACTCTTTTCGACCTTTACAGCTTTGGAATGTAGACTGGAAAAGTACTTATATGGAGAAAGTTTTTAGAGTGTGACTGTACTATTTGAATTTAAtattgaaaatttaaaattcttgtgTTGCCTTCTTGAACAAAATATCTTAATGTAAAGAATATCTATTCACTAAAAAAAAGGGGTAGGAGAGGTGAGTGCATCAGAATAAGTTCATAATAATATGGCACTGATAATTTGAGATTGAAATGTTACTGGGTCCAAATTGTTTTGGTAAAACATGAACCTGTTGGCTCTTGAAAATTTAGTTAGTTGTACATTTGGAATTATTTAAAGAATCTTCTTGTATGTTTGTTCTTTACCCTTTAATGAGTAAATCAAGCAGGTAATTTCACATCATTCTAACTTACTCTCAAAGATTCTGTCACCTTTCATTGAAAATGAATTTTATTCCATACTAAATTTGCAGTTCTTGAAAAGTTAGGAAAtacaaaaagctgcttttaaaaacaagagCTGCATTTGAAAAGCATTAcagctttttttatttgcataacCCTAAAATGTATGTGAGAGGGTGTTAAGTACATGCTGGAAAATACATGAAGCGAAGGTTCATAGTGTGTCACCATTTTTGAAAGACAAAGTACATGTTTCATTTAGTTTacaattttaacattttaagtGCAGTGGATGTTAAAATGCTCTGGGAGGTCTGCAGTCTGGTTGTAGTTCATAAGAACTATAATAATAGCATCTTCCTGCAGAATAAGGCTATAAATGAAGGAAGAGTAAttcttgaataaaaaaattgaatcGTACAGAGTTGGTAAGACTAAGCCATGTTTAATAGGATCATTGTCTGTTTTGTTTACTTACAGAATCCAACAGCTGTTTGAAGAGATATTAGGCAATAGCAGGCAATTGAAATGGCTGTCTTGTGGGTTAATGCTGCAAATAGTAACTCCCACATCATTGTCCTCCTTATCAAACCCCATAGCGAACACCATGGAACATCTGAGCTTATTGGACAACCACATCCCTGGTAATACCACTCTTATCACTGCGGTTGAATTGGAGCGCTTTGTGAATCTGCGTTCGCTCGCTTTggatttctgtgattttacagCTGAAATGGCAAGAGTCCTGGCTGACAGCAACCATGTGCCTTTGCATCGACTGTCTCTCCTGGTCCACAGTGTTTCCATAATGCACAAGTCGTTGGACAATATGCCAAAAGATGAGAATTGGCAGGCGCTGACTCGCAACAGCACTAATCTTCGGGTCTATATAATGGCTTTTGATGTCAAGAGTGATGATATGTTAAGGATTCTTAAGCCCAGTATCCCCCTAGAGAGGATTCACTTTGACAGCTATGTCACTTGTGTTTCAGGAGCTGTTGTTGATCTCATATCCAGGCAGTATGACAAGTTCCTCACTCATTTTATACTAATGAATGATGTGATAGATATGTCTACCTTCCCAGATCTCAGTGACAACCGAAATGAAGATCCACTTGTCTTATTAGCCTGGAGGTGCACAAGACTGTCTCTCCTAGCTGTTCATGGTAGGTAACACATTGCATGGGCATAGTATGTGACTTCTAAATGCTTACAAGCCTTCAGCCTTTCTAATCATAGTGTCTTTTAGTGCCATGTTATACAAAAGGCTGCTGCACCATTGCTATACATGATATTGTATATTTTAGGTGTTTTTTGTATATGAGTTTTAAACACGCTTGTGTCTTACTAACTTCTTTTGGGAAGTCGCGTAGGATTGTATTAAACTCCTCACAGAAATGAGGATAACTTAAGAAGTGAGCATTCCAGGAGGCTTATCCTTCAAGTGGTTTGCACTGTGCAACTTCCATTAAGTGACTGGTTATGTGTATgtgaactgaaaatatttgctgtttttctgtgaGCTCATGTGCTGGCAAGATTAGATGATTTTGCTTCCTGTTTGTAAATAACATGAGTTAAGTGCCCCAAAACTGAGAAGAAGACATGTGTTACCAATTTGCTAAGATTACCAGCAGATGAAGGCTGAAAAATATGTAGAGGAGGTTGCCTCATTCAGAGTGTTGGTTTCACCAGTAATACCAGAGCTAGATTTATCCCACTTATATATATTTGCCATACAGTAGCAAATAACTTTTAGAATTTATTCAGCTCTGTCATCAGTAGAGAACTTGGTGGTAGAAGTTACAGCATCTGGCATATTTTAAGGCACCCAAAGCTGAAATAATGCAGAataatatgtttttatttgtgCTGGAATCAGCTTACCAAAACCAAGTTTGTTGATGCATGAAGGAGTTAAGAAATGGCTATTGTGTTGCATAAGAGTAAATGTGTTTCATCAGACTGCTTGGGGAGTAAATCTCCAGTTGTTCAAGTACAAACAGGAGACcttcagcagcaggaggtggaCATTCAGATTTCCACTGGTTGGAGTCAGAAAGTCCTGCTgtatttgctcttttttttctgtggtctTTTACTGAAAAATCATTGCTGGGGGCAGGGAAGGTATGATCAATTCAGGTGTCTCTCCTTAAGAGTTTCCAGGTGAGACAGATTTTGGGTGCTGGTACATGATTGTGCCAGTCTAGGTGTGGCTTTTAGCAGTTTCTTCTGAAATTTGGCTACATATTTGAggacctttaaaaaaaattaaaattgtgttATCCTCCTGCTACAGAAAAGTCCTCTAATATATTATCTAATTTAAAAGCTAGTGAAACATCTGAACATAAGCTAGTGTAAGTATAATTTCATACCAGCACGTGTCTATTCAGTAGAAACTATTAGTCTGTGCAGAGTATTGGGAAAGCAAACGCCCCTTATGCTTCTGTCTAGCAAATGGTTGTTGCTACATCACCTTTCTTTGGAGAGATGCTGTGTCAGCCTGTgtgagaaaatggccaaatatCACCCCACTGTTGCATTGGGATTCACATTCTTTAcccttcttttccccctccttgCAGCAGAAGCTACCTAAGCTGCTTATAAATGCTTTGTGGTCTTTTCTAAGCTGTGGACATAACTTTTCTAGTACTATACTGCAAGCATCGTTCTTGGAGAGTAGTAACTGTAGATGGAACACTATTAGGAAGAAATATCCAGTACAGCATCTTAGCCTCGTGCTTGGATTCCCTGAGGTTTACTATAGAATGTTTTCTGGCTCCACTTGACATACTATACAGTGAAGtttctttcaggaaaagaaGGTGGTTTTGTTCAAGGTGCTCAAAGTGCTCAGGTTTCTTCTTCTGTCTCCCAAAGTGGTTATTCTTCAGCTTTCAGTGCTTCTCAGGCttctgtgtgtgtttatgtTTCCTCTTCTGGTATTAGTTTgcttttggaaaagcttttatttccatCTACTTTTGGCTGCCACTTATCATTGACCAaaagaggaaggggaaaataTATGCTAAGGACACTTTATATGGGCTGCCTTGAGATTGTGTTTTGTAGGAAGTCATCATTTTGCCACCAAGAAATGGTGGAAGTGTCCATGTCCAGGAGCCAGAGGAAGGCAGATGTTAAATATGTTCTTGCAGAGTGAAGAAAGGGTTATAAAGAGTGTGTGACCATTTGGAATGGGATAGAGACAGTAGGATACCATAGTGGTATGATCTGGCACTGTGAATAATAAGCATGGTCCATCTGTGAGAACAGAggtctcttttatttttaattcctccTTAAGGGAAGGATGCTTCCACATGGATTTTTATGACTTTATGTTATAAACATCCTGGTGAAGTTTTATTCTGTCCCTGAGCAAAactaaaattgaaatttttattAGCAAGGAAGAATAAATTACAGTGTGCTCATAGTAAATTTGTTGTTCAGTGATACGAGTAGTGAAGTGATCATTTCCTCTTACCTCTGAATACTTAGCTGGACAGATACTTTTTGGCAGCTGGGAGATCACAAAGACATTTTGGGCAGAGCTTTTGAAAGGAGAGTTCATTTAAAATGAGATTAAGTTGGGAATAAGATGGTTGTTCTAGGGCATAGAGGATCTCACCATAAAAAGTTACAGCAAAAGCCATATACCTGGCCAAATGATGGTAAAGGGGTTTTgtgcaggcttttttttttttttttttttttttttttttctcctttattcttGCGCTTGCTTTCAAAGATTTCTTTGGTAAGTTCCTTTACAATCAAGATAACTGGAAGGTGATAAGAGCTCTTTCATGTCCTGACAAGAGTGTGTCATCATACAGGGAGGAATTTTCCATTGCATTCACTGTCCCTATTAAGGAAGGGACATTGAATTAAGCTGCCTGAATTAAGACAGGTTCATCTTCTGTGGACAGTTGTGTTGGAGGTGAAGTATCCAGCAGATGAAGATTGTGGGAATTCATGCATTCCTAATGGTTAATATACCTGAAATGAGCCTTACAGATATGTGCTTCTTTGTTAAACACCTACCCTAACCAACATACTTCCAGAGACACAatagaaaaaagtaaaagaaaacaacagaaatttattttctttatgactTTGACATCTTTTCTTCATTCTCTGatgatgtattttattttgatatgtTATGATGTAGAGCATGTTAACTGCATTGTTTGGAGACCAAACGACGGTTAACTTTACTTCTCAGCAGTTTAGCTTTCCCAGTTCAAATATTATGCAGACTGCAGCTTTACTTGGAGTCTGCTTGGGCATCTCACCAAGAAGCTTAACACCTGCGAGAATGATGATGGTGGCAGAAATGAGCCTTGCCTTTTGCAGTGGAAGGGCTGATTTGGCAGAGCTCCCCAAAAGGGAAGTTCCCATCTGTGGTTTGCATCTGAATAGGGAGGAACTTTGCATTTCTCTTAGCCAGGGCACAGAAAGCTTAGAGATAACTGGGGAGTAGGAGTTTTTAAAGAGGAATGCTAATATATAGTGTCAAGAGAGGGAAGCTTTGTAATTATATTTTATCTCAGACAGAATAACAAGATACATGTAGTttatcatatatatatacataaacacacacactgGGGTAACGTGAAAAGGATGCAGAGGCTTCTGTGTACGTGCTGACTTTCTATTTgtttggtggtggttttttttttttaattagtctACTTTCTAAAGGAATGAAAGCAAATCTTTTTTCCTAGCATAAGCAGAGTATTAAATCGTTCCTTTTATGCACTGAGTTAATTGATAACTCACTTCATTCTATTTTTACTACACAGTAGATCACAGGAGGTTTGAAGTTTTTATATATAACTTGCAGTAGTCCACTGCTCTGCAAATAGGAGAAAAAGATGTAGAAAAGGTTAATGAAacaatctgaaatatttttatacttatTCAGAGTGTAAAATGGAGGATTCACCACTTGAAACCAGAAAACCCTCACCATGCCTTAGTGGTATTTTGCCAGATGGAACATGACAGAATAGGTTGGGATGGTCTGGTATTAAGTACTAGCATAAGAAAATACCTTGCAGGAAAATGACAGAGccactttgtttttctttccccataGGTTACACAGTCTGGGCTCATAATCTTATAGCAATTGCTCGTCTTCGTGGCTCTGACCTGAAAGTACTGGAAGTCACAGAAGAAAGCATTGAGTTTGACCAAGGAGAACTGGCTGATCAGGATGTGGATCCAGTACACAATTTCATTGAGCAAGTATCTCTTGGATTGGGTCGCCCTTGGCATGCTGTCATGGACATAGAGCTGCTCAGTGTCTTCACTGAGCCAACCCGTCACTTTTACAGAGAGATGCAAAGCTTCAGTGAAGGCATTTAGCTCCTTATTTACAATTCCTGTGGTTACATATGCAAGTAGGGTCCTCTTATGTTTTTTCGGTAGTGTGAATTAACCCCTTTTGTGCTGTGTTTAATCAGTATTAGCTATATAGAATTATATATGTGTATTCTACTTCTTGATCAAAGAACGTAGTCGGGTATTGGTTTAGAAGCTGAAAGTGGCAGTGTTTAGGGTTTTCACGGTTAATGGACTTGTCTACCAAACCTTGCAAAGATACAGCCAAAGGCTGTCTGAGGTTGCCGGCTAACTTTACTTTAATTGAGTAACTGCATTTTGAATTCTTTTGCTATTATATTGGAGTCCTGTGCTTGGGAGCCAACTGTTTTTAATACCCATATCCATAGCCCAGTGGATCTCTGTGCTGTCATTGTGTGCTTAATCCAGTAGCATGCTACTTAATAGGCTTAAGGGACGAGAAGTCTATCCAGGGCTGTTCACTGTAAGACTCTTACCTTGCTTGATTTCACGTGCGGATTCTGCAGCATGGCTTAACTCCATTCTCGGCTTTCCTTAGCTGCTAAGCAGCAGTGTGAAACACTAGCGGTTCAGGTTCCTGCACTTACAGATCCACTCCATAAAGCTCTAGTCTTTTGGATTCTTTGCAAACTCCTCCTTGTTTGTTCTCATGTTCTGTCATCTTCCTTAAAAGTTAGCTTTGGGCCAAAGTTTAAAAGGAGAAAGCAAGAAATGTGCGCTCCGGTGAGGTAAATGCGTAACAGTGAAGATTTCAATACAAAGGTCTACACCTGCAAACAAACATTAGTCGTGAAATCCCTAACAACCAAGTCACTGGATTTTCTCTGTCAGCGCCTGTGTCAGCTGCCAAAGAATAGATTAAAAACGAAGAAGTGCCCAcatgctggcaggggcaggccAATTTTTGGCCAGCCAGATACTGCTAGATTGTAATATATAAGGTCGAATTTCGACCTGTGGtacacagctgtgctgtggctcaGTCAGCAACCTCAGAACTCTTAACAAACATGCACCTGTTTCACTGTGAATAGTGAATgtaaaggaaggaaaggaaacaaatacAAAGCTTGTTCTATCACAGGTATGAGCTGCTATGATGCATGAAGAACATTCCATGAAGTatgttttaaaatcttgttATATCTGAGAGGCTTTAGAAGCCGATGTAACTGTTTCAGGGCAACCGCGGTACAGACGTGGTCTCTGTGAGACTTCCACCTGACCCCAGTTTTAAGTGGTACGAATGTTGTGCATTTAATGTTTAAAGGACAGTCTGCAATAATAAAGTAAGTGGCCAACGTGggtgcccagcagtgctgagaCCTGGCTGCTATATTGTAAGCTTTGGAAAACACAATTTATGCAACAGATGTCCAGATATGATTCTATTTATGGAAAAAGTTTATATGTGTTTTACAAATGGTTTTACCATCTTATATTAAAATGACCTTTTGACAGGTGTGCGCTGTTTTGTCTCCAGTGAGCACATACCATGCGGATTTTATATGTACATCAGTAGAGTGAATCCACTGGCACAGTGTGTGTATATGCCAGATGTGGTGAGATTTTATCTTATAAATGTgatcagattaaaaaaaaaactcctgaCAGAAAATGTAAGGAAACCAGCTGAATGTTTGAATTGATGACTGATGTTGTATGGTTTATGTTAAATGTTATATTCTTTTAATCAATgaataaagcattaaaaattgaTTGCTGTATAAAATACTTTATTGTTATCAGCATGAAGATTTTTAGAATTAAAATGCAACATCGTTCTTAAGATGTGTATAACTAGTAGCTCCCATTGTGTTTAGGTCAGCAGAAAAATCTAAAGTAACACGAttctttttaatttggctgaatTTTGTCAACATTTTTTGGGGTGGTGCAGGAATGGGAAGGATGCTTTGCTAAAGATCAGACCAGTTAGCACAAACAGTATATCATTATATGACCTATTAGATTGATACAGTAAACTGTGGATTGTAGAATATAGAAGACTATTTTTGAGAAATTACTTCATCAATTGCAATTGCTTAAATCAAAATCTAATGTGCTCAAGAAAAATGTGTAGTACTTCTTTGGTGTCCCACTATTAAATAGATTATGAATACCTGCAACGCTTCAGTTTGACGTTTTATCTGTACTCAGAGTACACAGCTGTGCCTTCTGAATGAAAGCTGCAAATGTCTGCTCAGCTGTTggagagctgctgtgccctgcagtggcTGACTGTGCTGTGAGGCTTGTCAGAGTGGTTGGTCAGTGTGTGCGTGCCAAGCACGGACTTTATTCGAGCTTCTGAACTTCATATTATGACAGCCCAAACTGCTGCCAAGTGTGAAAATTGCACTGCTTGTTCAAGCAGTTTCCCAGATCTTCCAGATTTGGTAAGCAAGATCATTTGCCAACATACTGAAGAGACGCTGTGGGTGATAAAGATAAGGTAAATACAGTTACAGCTTTTCATGTTCCAGTGAAGTGAAATATTGGGACTTATTTCAGTACCTTTCAGGGCTTGGCCTCAGAAGGGAGGTTTATGTAGCAGATAAATCTGATGCTGACTGCTCAGCAGCATCTGAACTTGAAGTTTGGTTGTGAAGGGTTCAAGATTTCAGCAAGTCACACAGAAAAAGCCAGaaacaaataaagcaaattcTGTGTCCTCTGGTTTAAGCAGTTGCAGAATGGTAGTTTTATCTCTGCAAGGTACTGCATTTTTTAGGTAATGCCTTACTAAAGAGTTGGGAAGTAACCTATTTGCCTTCCTGATGtacaaatgtgtttttaatCTGTTTGGTCTAACctattttttgctttatttttaattaacgTAATCTTGAAAGATACAATGAGGAGCACAAGAAGCAGCTCACTTGACTACAGTAGGGGATGTGCAGTGCTTTCACTCACTGCAGttgcagccagagctggctctgAGCAATGGTTGTCCATTGTTAGAATGCTCCAggtctgatttttttcataCAGCCTGAAGTCTACTCACTGGGTGTGGCTTGTGTTCAGGGAAGAAGTCAGTGTACCTGACACAGAGGGCTAGAATCTTTCTATCTTGGAAATCACAGGGAGTCCATTAAAGCAGGAGTGTGTGGTGAAAGCCATACCTTGAGCAGTGGTGGAGAAATGCATGCctgatttttcttgttttaggAATAGATAGAAGTGGGGTTTGTTGTCTGCCTCTATTTTCAGCAGTAATCTTTATTAGTGATACCAGGATGAAGAGGTTCAAGCTGAAGTGATCTCTAATTGTTAGGAAATAAAGGTCATCTTAATATTCTCTTGCATTTGGAGTGGGACCTTACAAACTTGGGAAATTACTTTGAACTTGCATAGTCCCAAAAGGAATCTTacttttgttatttctttttatttcctgaagaGATGGCAATGTCAAGTTAGTCTTTTGCATTCCAggttcagctgcaggagcttggaacacaagccttCATCTGTCAAAACTAGGTTGCTTATTCTTTTGGGGGTGGGTAGAACAAGGACTTCCCCATATACACTTTTGTGTGACCTTTCTACATTTGACAGGTTACCATCTACCTGCTTCCTATTACATAAACCTGAGCTTGCTTCCAAATTTGCAAATCAAATTTTGGACTGCtactggggaaggaaaaaaaaatctcaaataatGCTGTGCTCTTTGCAGGATGATCCAATACAtgcttttcctgcatttttttagTCCAGCTATCTTTCCTTTTGCCTGCAGCTTTTGGTACCATTGTGGGCATAGACTGTGTTGGTGGAGGAAGAATTTTTCAGTTaacttagaaaaaatatttaacccACATGGAGAAAATACTGTCTTTGCACAGAAAACAGAGATACATTCATAAATAGTTTTTGCAGCCTCCCAGGTGAGTTGGGCAGGGAATGGAAAAGGTTTATGGCAGTGTTACCAGCCCAGGATTTCTGTGCTATACCCTGGTTCTCTGTCCAGGGGCAAGGCTGTACTTGGCAGTTCTGGTTGCTAGGGCTGATGACAAGGATAAGGGTAAAACCCAGTAATTCCTTTGAGAATCCTTGTGAAACCTCTCAGGCAAACTCATAGCCATCAACTAATTGGTTACTGCTGATGCAACAGCCACATTAAACTACATGGTTAATTTATCATAGATGATTTAAAATGTCTGTTGTCAGAATCTGTCACTGAGTCGCTGGAGTACAAATGCTTACCTAAATGCTTTGAGGCTCAACTAGAAgcagaaaggataaaaaaattataCGAGTTGAGCCATGGAAGAGCTCTACAGCTGAAACAAACCAATTCCAGCAGAAATACTGGA carries:
- the FBXO33 gene encoding F-box only protein 33, producing MSVCGEAVGAGSLPSELVVHIFSFLAAPDRLRASAACSHWRECLFYPALWPRLRLSLRVSPAERPRLEFLMRKCGWFVRELRVQFSADNYPTGGGGAAAGEGAAVAGDGEAPPPLSPRWLDLLRTYLELVLCVLSSVRNNRNLQKLSLFGDISILQQHGTISNTYLGKVDPDGKKIKQIQQLFEEILGNSRQLKWLSCGLMLQIVTPTSLSSLSNPIANTMEHLSLLDNHIPGNTTLITAVELERFVNLRSLALDFCDFTAEMARVLADSNHVPLHRLSLLVHSVSIMHKSLDNMPKDENWQALTRNSTNLRVYIMAFDVKSDDMLRILKPSIPLERIHFDSYVTCVSGAVVDLISRQYDKFLTHFILMNDVIDMSTFPDLSDNRNEDPLVLLAWRCTRLSLLAVHGYTVWAHNLIAIARLRGSDLKVLEVTEESIEFDQGELADQDVDPVHNFIEQVSLGLGRPWHAVMDIELLSVFTEPTRHFYREMQSFSEGI